From Trichoderma atroviride chromosome 1, complete sequence, one genomic window encodes:
- a CDS encoding uncharacterized protein (EggNog:ENOG41), translating to MTQSSSATATVKGPNGSLNVALGEATPEQILPWCGIVTAAFAPSFPSSAFFAHEEHLAQHPLTLNQGTRFWCIYLADDPTTLLAVTKTVRRQFLVRDSESVREETGYCIGYVGTHPDYRRLGLASLLIKHVAEWLDGPADATASMLYTSVGDFYVGQGWDMIPSMVSNITHPSDEFQPVDREGLPSTRLLTDKEIPALCERDVADLKQNFDKLTVGPDEVHVAVIPSAEMVSWLHTWGDFLNDKLRGGEGPYSHGAICESANTWIYWHYGFKHLAIDRVVGQGSPEVLAALLLDVLEEARKWKFPKVVAWEPSPGLIKAMELISKRVGVEVETVTRPNSITSLRWKNADKTKKTTLHLNETYASC from the exons ATGACACAATCTTCGTCGGCCACAGCTACCGTCAAGGGGCCAAACGGCTCTCTCAATGTCGCCCTTGGAGAGGCAACTCCCGAGCAAATTCTCCCATGGTGCGGAATCGTCACCGCTGCTTTCGCGCCATCTTTCCCGAGCTCAGCCTTCTTTGCTCACGAAGAGCATCTCGCGCAGCATCCGCTGACTCTCAACCAAGGCACCCGTTTCTGGTGCATATATCTGGCAGACGACCCGACAACTTTGCTCGCAGTTACCAAGACCGTACGCCGACAGTTCCTCGTTCGAGACAGCGAGTCTGTGCGTGAAGAGACCGGTTACTGCATCGGCTATGTTGGCACCCATCCGGATTACAGACGGCTGGGACTTGCGTCGCTGCTTATCAAACATGTTGCAGAATGGCTGGATGGTCCGGCTGATGCGACGGCGAGCATGCTCTATACCAGCGTTGGCGAT TTCTATGTCGGCCAAGGCTGGGACATGATACCCTCGATGGTATCGAATATTACGCATCCCTCCGACGAATTCCAACCAGTAGACCGTGAAGGCCTTCCCAGCACCCGTCTTCTGACCGACAAGGAGATTCCGGCGCTGTGCGAGCGCGACGTGGCAGACTTGAAGCAGAACTTTGACAAACTGACTGTTGGGCCAGATGAGGTGCATGTCGCCGTGATCCCATCAGCAGAAATGGTCAGCTGGCTGCACACCTGGGGCGACTTTCTCAACGACAAGCTGCGTGGTGGTGAAGGGCCGTATTCTCACGGCGCCATCTGCGAATCCGCCAATACCTGGATATACTGGCATTACGGATTCAAGCACCTGGCAATCGATAGAGTGGTTGGCCAGGGCTCTCCCGAAGTGCTGGCTGCGTTGCTGCTGGACGTTTTGGAGGAAGCCCGCAAGTGGAAGTTTCCCAAGGTTGTCGCCTGGGAACCAAGTCCTGGATTGATCAAGGCGATGGAACTCATTTCGAAGCGGGTTGGTGTTGAGGTGGAAACGGTGACGAGGCCAAACAGCATCACTTCGCTTAGATGGAAAAATGCAGacaagacgaagaagacgactcTTCATTTGAACGAGACTTATGCGTCGTGTTGA
- a CDS encoding uncharacterized protein (EggNog:ENOG41~SECRETED:SignalP(1-19)) gives MFTFSFISAALMGRQIAAAALPAHSSAWPQLRFTSKGTFQMTVFNDLHFGEAENTDWGPLQDVDTLLVMKTVLDNESPQLVVINGDFITGENTFKKNSTDYVDEIVSPIVARNLPWASTYGNHDSAYNLSSANIYAREKTYRNSLTGNMVKDKNAGVSNYYLEVMSNDKHDPTPAMVLWFFDSRGGNYYQEEEKDGSDVARPNWVDESVVEWFEATRAQLTKRYKKTLPSYAFVHIPVGAMYGFQQTDGVDEHKEPGINADNPLSQQGVQSPLYNATTSFAYTGQDKAFMKALLETENLMGVFSGHDHGDDWCFKWTENLTFLDLTGNGLVFCFGRHTGYGGYGSWTRGSRQILVDIKDLGKSTKTWTRLEDGTTVGAVTLNSTYGKDVYPAVQLTYTSEDDEGVPSTTD, from the exons ATGTTTACGTTTAGCTTCATCTCAGCGGCGCTCATGGGCCGCCAGATCGCGGCTGCGGCTCTTCCCGCGCACTCCTCTGCTTGGCCTCAATTGCGATTCACCTCAAAAGGCACTTTTCAAATGACAGTCTTTAATGACTTGCACTTTGGTGAAGCAGAAAACACAGACTGGGGTCCGCTGCAGGACGTGGATACGCTGCTAGTGATGAAGACGGTACTGGATAATGAGTCTCCCCAGCTTGTGGTGATTAATGGAGATTTCATCACCGGCGAAAACACATTCAAGAAGAATTCAACCGATTATGTCGACGAAATTGTGTCTCCTATTGTGGCTCGCAATCTTCCATGGGCATCGACATATGGCA ATCACGACTCAGCTTACAATCTTTCCTCTGCCAACATATACGCGAGAGAAAAGACTTACAGGAACAGCTTAACAGGGAACATGgtcaaagacaaaaatgCGGGAGTCTCTAATTACTACTTGGAGGTAATGTCCAACGATAAACATGACCCTACTCCAGCCATGGTCCTCTGGTTCTTTGACAGCCGCGGCGG GAATTACTAtcaggaagaggaaaaagatggCTCAGATGTTGCTCGACCAAACTGGGTTGATGAAAGCGTTGTAGAGTGGTTCGAAGCCACAAGAGCCCAGCTGACCAAGCGCTACAAGAAAACTCTGCCTTCATATGCCTTTGTCCATATTCCCGTCGGCGCCATGTATGGCTTTCAACAAACGGACGGTGTTGACGAGCACAAAGAGCCTGGAATCAACGCAGATAATCCGCTTTCTCAGCAGGGAGTTCAGTCTCCACTGTACAACGCTACCACCAGTTTTGCGTATACCGGCCAAGACAAGGCGTTTATGAAGGCTCTACTAGAAACTGAGAATCTCATGGGCGTCTTTAGCGGCCATGATCACGGCGATGACTGGTGCTTCAAGTGGACTGAGAACCTCACATTTTTGGACTTGACGGGTAATGGCCTTGTCTTCTGCTTCGGTCGCCACACTGGCTATGGAGGCTATGGCTCATGGACACGAGGATCTCGACAGATTCTTGTGGACATTAAAGATCTTGGCAAATCGACTAAAACTTGGACGCGACTTGAAGATGGAACCACTGTTGGAGCTGTGACGCTAAATTCGACGTATGGCAAGGATGTCTATCCTGCTGTTCAGTTGACTTATACtagcgaagatgatgagggagTTCCGTCTACTACTGATTAA
- a CDS encoding uncharacterized protein (EggNog:ENOG41~CAZy:AA7), producing MEFKLTELPDTQIPTSSLTRDDIAKKIPGLLSLYDEFPHIIYTASDPVFETISPSFNRGTTTRPLAVVRALEESHVQATIKAVQAAGLQFAIRSGGAELEGRNFRGIGSGVMIDTRSLCSIKVAEDKKSAVIGGGTIAGDLALALSSQGAFTPVGWHPRLGYAGWSMAGGYGMYASSYGLGVDHILGVRIVLADGSVVVADENNHQDLLWALRGAGNGIWGVVTQFTIKTYPAPKLLIGSVKFAKRDWPAVMAEWVKNIEPNLPEELAGDIYFRNNDLETPEMNVLFAWCAKEGDDLQRGWDYFEKIKSLPGADVVRIGESDFASFLLTELTIQPGAFEYRGIIAKGLTEGIASVLMDQWNDPRIFMGIPSHVAHGKAIQPNPGSCFNLRYRHRLFPSYAHHVDLTRTKEGDEAEIGAATKTVEGIKATGDAYVGASYGNLIHSKNTDWEVTYGKENLRKLRELKKKYDPENFFSRGYPVLV from the exons ATGGAGTTCAAACTCACTGAGCTACCGGACACCCAAATCCCGACATCGTCACTTACACGAGATGATATTGCAAAGAAAATCCCAGGTCTTTTGTCACTTTACGATGAGTTCCCGCACATCATCTACACTGCGTCAGACCCCGTCTTTGAGACGATAAGCCCTTCATTCAACAGaggcaccaccaccaggcCCCTAGCCGTGGTTCGCGCCCTAGAAGAATCTCATGTTCAAGCCACCATTAAAGCAGTTCAGGCGGCAGGCTTGCAATTCGCGATCCGCTCTGGAGGAGCAGAGCTGGAGGGACGAAACTTTCGCGGAATCGGAAGCGGAGTCATGATTGATACACGCAGCTTGTGTTCCATCAAAGTAGCGGAAGACAAGAAGTCTGCAGTTATTGGTGGCGGCACTATTGCAGGTgatcttgctcttgctcttaGCAGTCAAGGCGCTTTTACACCTGTAGGATGGCATCCGAGACTGGGATATGCCGGATGGTCAATGGCGGGTGGATACGGCATGTATGCCTCTTCGTACGGCCTTGGAGTTGATCACATCCTCGGTGTACGGATTGTTCTTGCTGACGGATCTGTGGTGGTGGCTGACGAGAACAACCACCAAGATTTACTTTGGGCTCTGAGAGGCGCTGGAAACGGCATCTGGGGAGTTGTGACGCAGTTTACCATCAAAACATATCCTGCACCGAAGCTTTTGATTGGCAGTGTCAAATTTGCAAAGAGGGATTGGCCGGCTGTGATGGCCGAATGGGTGAAAAACATTGAACCCAATCTTCCAGAGGAACTTGCAGGCGACATTTATTTCAGGAACAATGACTTGGAAACGCCAGAGATGAATGTCTTGTTTGCATGGTGTGCCAAGGAAGGCGATGATCTGCAAAGGGGGTGGGACTACTTTGAGAAGATCAAGTCTTTACCTGGAGCAGATGTTGTCCGTATTGGAGAAT CGGATTTTGCTTCCTTTCTCTTGACCGAGTTGACTATCCAGCCAGGGGCCTTTGAGTACCGTGGAATCATAGCAAAAGGCCTCACCGAGGGCATAGCTTCAGTCCTGATGGACCAATGGAACGACCCAAGGATTTTCATGGGCATCCCCAGCCACGTTGCCCATGGAAAGGCCATCCAGCCAAATCCCGGCTCGTGCTTCAATCTGCGCTATCGCCACAGACTATTTCCATCCTACGCCCATCACGTGGATTTGACGAGAACGAAGGAGGGAGACGAAGCTGAGATTGGGGCGGCTACCAAGACGGTGGAAGGAATCAAAGCAACGGGAGATGCTTATGTTGGAGCGTCGTATGGAAATTTGATTCACAGCAAGAATACGGATTGGGAAGTGACTTATGGAAAGGAGAATTTGAggaagctgagagagctgaagaagaagtatgATCCGGagaatttcttttctagGGGATACCCGGTTTTGGTGTAA
- a CDS encoding uncharacterized protein (EggNog:ENOG41~TransMembrane:14 (i41-60o72-90i102-121o127-150i162-182o194-213i234-252o264-284i305-326o338-359i368-386o392-410i431-453o499-521i)), translated as MSQPTSEDEKPPTATTETSVVKMETPEYPSNQKRILIMGSLYLAIFLVTLDTNIISTAIPRITDEFHSLNDVGWYGSAYLLTQCSFQLVMGKVYKYYPTKPILLVGIVLFEVGSAVCGAAPSSAAFIVGRAIAGLGASGIFSGIMVVLFNTIPLQQRPIYQGLFGAVFALASVIGPVVGGTFTDKVTWRWCFYINLPIGAVTLIVTTLILHMPNQKLETPAATLLGKVQQLDPIGNLAFFPGIICLILALQWGGTTYPWSNGRVIALFVICGVFVSIFIGIQIWKGEAATVPPRIVKQRSIIGSLWFTFWSGASMMVATYYLPIWFQAIKGVDAINSGLMLLPTILSVVVSSMGSGIAISKIGHYTPFFYISSIMMPIGAGLLSTLTPETGHSKWIGYQVLFGLGLGFGNQQPLNVVQTILDRPDIATGSALVMFLRFLGSSIFLPVAQNIFISGLSSRVGSNIPNVDPSEVANAGATDLKNLVPASYLPTLLVDYNNAIMVIFYMMAGTSAATIFGCFFVEWRSLKARAKSDQAGAKPAPTDPEAKEVAVAEV; from the exons ATGTCTCAACCAACttctgaagatgaaaagcCACCAACCGCCACTACTGAGACAAGCGTCGTTAAGATGGAGACACCGGAGTATCCATCCAATCAGAAGCGGATACTCATCATGGGCTCGCTTTAcctggccatcttcttggttACTCTG GACACAAACATCATTTCGACCGCCATTCCCCGAATCACAGACGAGTTCCATTCTCTCAACGATGTAGGATGGTATGGCTCGGCCTATTTACTTACCCAGtgcagcttccagctcgtcATGGGAAAGGTCTACAAATACTATCCTACAAAACCAATCTTACTTGTCGGCATTGTTCTCTTTGAAGTTGGATCCGCCGTTTGTGGTGCAGCCCccagctcagcagccttcATTGTCGGCCGTGCCATCGCTGGTCTAGGAGCTTCGGGCATATTCTCCGGCATCATGGTCGTCTTGTTCAACACCATTCCGCTGCAGCAGAGACCCATCTACCAGGGCCTTTTCGGAGCCGTCTTTGCGCTTGCCTCTGTCATAGGACCCGTTGTTGGAGGCACCTTTACAGACAAGGTGACGTGGAGATGGTGCTTCTATATCAACCTGCCGATTGGTGCGGTGACGCTCATTGTCACAACCTTGATCCTCCATATGCCCAACCAGAAGCTTGAAACACCTGCAGCAACATTGCTCGGTAAAGTTCAGCAGCTCGACCCGATTGGCAACCTCGCCTTTTTCCCcggcatcatctgcttgatTCTGGCTCTGCAGTGGGGAGGCACCACATACCCCTGGAGCAATGGCCGCGTCATTGCCCTCTTTGTCATCTGCGGCGTCTTTGTTTCCATATTCATTGGCATCCAGATCTGGAAGGGCGAGGCTGCAACAGTCCCCCCTCGTATCGTCAAGcagcgcagcatcatcggGTCCCTCTGGTTCACCTTCTGGAGCGGCGCCAGCATGATGGTCGCCACGTATTATCTTCCCATCTGGTTCCAGGCAATCAAGGGCGTTGACGCCATCAACTCTGGCCTCATGCTGCTGCCCACGATTCTCTCGGTGGTTGTTTCTTCGATGGGATCAGGAATTGCCATTTCCAAGATTGGCCACTACACCCCGTTTTTCTACATCAGCTCAATCATGATGCCGATTGGAGCAGGGCTCTTGTCGACGCTTACTCCCGAGACTGGCCACTCCAAATGGATTGGCTACCAGGTCCTCTTTGGGCTGGGGCTTGGGTTCGGCAACCAGCAACCCCTCAACGTCGTGCAGACGATCCTGGATAGACCAGACATCGCAACCGGGTCCGCCCTTGTCATGTTTCTTCGTTTCCTAGgctcatccatcttcttgccagtTGCACAaaacatcttcatcagcgGCTTGAGCTCGAGAGTCGGCTCCAATATTCCAAACGTCGACCCCAGCGAAGTGGCTAACGCGGGCGCCACAGACCTAAAGAATTTGGTCCCGGCGAGCTACCTGCCGACGCTTCTGGTTGATTACAACAACGCCATCATGGTTATTTTCTACATGATGGCTGGAACATCCGCGGCAaccatctttggctgcttctttgtgGAATGGCGCAGCTTGAAGGCTCGTGCCAAGAGTGATCAGGCGGGAGCGAAGCCAGCCCCGACGGATCCAGAAGCGAAAGAAGTCGCTGTGGCGGAGGTGTAA
- a CDS encoding uncharacterized protein (EggNog:ENOG41) — protein MLRAYGAKIEPNDGDDGSDSETESQSLNTPASSDGAVSIVKTDRDDHMPPKFIMKEGASRYYDSALWTNLSEDFQHPESTTHFSEPAEEDVNDIEDGLMFEPERGDKVMDLTKYHLPLPLISKLKEFFIDRVDPMMKFLHLPTFWVALNNSLQNPDRIPKSLEALIFSFYLVSICSLKEDEARELFDVELSVLLYRYRTATRQALVNARFLSTANLMTLQAFSIFIICVRDIYRCDTLFVLSGVAIRLARKMGLHRDGTFLGLPPFETEMRRRLWWHIAHIDFRTADVMGTKPSPEISTADTKHPINVEDSELYPGMTALPEDHHGITGISLAIIKCEMLASLCKCAATRPIDLRWEMLYSPDISLATKDSVIDEVEDHMEKKYLRHCDPLKPFHTFLSIMVRSAVCKMRLFAHNLRQIAPRYPATQKDHDIAFDNAMKLLEYAGMVQGGHMGLDKYLWQIGTSYCWNTMLYLLMELRCRKFGPEIDKAWKLIGVVFARAPQVFSEFTGSVYVALGKWTLEVWDAHVEASKAEGLPDPVPPEYIHAIRHYQNSKLPETPVEEKKANPKPVAWPPTTYDKASYVDFLDVGYSEPHNFPNLSSFDTDPNQWLQWEQLVADQSTFT, from the exons ATGCTCAGGGCGTACGGGGCCAAGATTGAGCCcaacgatggcgatgatgggtCGGATTCGGAAACAGAGTCGCAGTCTCTCAACACTCCTGCGTCGAGCGATGGGGCGGTGTCAATAGTCAAGACGGACCGTGATGATCATATGCCGCCCAAATTTATCATGAAAGAGGGAGCGTCGAGATACTATGACAG TGCTCTGTGGACCAACCTGTCAGAAGAT TTCCAACACCCAGAATCCACCACCCATTTCAGCGAACCGGCGGAGGAAGATGTCAACGACATTGAAGACGGGCTGATGTTTGAACCGGAGAGAGGCGACAAAGTCATGGACCTTACCAAATACCATCTTCCACTGCCGCTGATATCAAAACTCAAAGAGTTCTTCATCGATAGGGTTGATCCCATGATGAAGTTCCTACACCTTCCCACCTTTTGGGTCGCTCTGAACAATTCGCTGCAGAATCCAGACCGAATACCCAAAAGCTTGGAGGCGctcatcttttccttttaCCTAGTCTCTATTTGTTcgttgaaagaagatgaagcccGAGAGCTGTTTGATGTAGAGCTGAGCGTTCTGCTATATCGCTATCGAACTGCGACTCGGCAGGCCTTGGTGAATGCGAGATTCTTGTCGACAGCGAACCTGATGACGCTTCAAGCTTTTTCTATCTTTATA ATTTGCGTCAGAGACATCTATCGATGCGATACCCTCTTCGTCCTATCCGGCGTCGCCATCCGGCTGGCTCGCAAAATGGGCCTCCACCGCGACGGCACATTTCTCGGCCTGCCCCCCTTTGAGACGGAAATGCGAAGACGGCTGTGGTGGCATATCGCGCACATTGACTTTCGCACCGCCGATGTCATGGGCACCAAGCCGTCGCCAGAAATCTCCACGGCTGACACCAAACATCCCATCAATGTCGAAGACAGCGAGCTCTACCCAGGCATGACTGCTCTTCCCGAGGATCACCACGGCATCACGGGGATATcgctcgccatcatcaagtgCGAAATGCTTGCATCGCTATGCAAATGCGCAGCGACTCGTCCCATCGATTTGCGCTGGGAGATGCTGTACAGCCCCGACATATCGCTCGCTACAAAGGACAGCGTCATCGACGAGGTTGAAGATCACATGGAAAAGAAATATCTGCGGCACTGCGATCCTTTGAAACCCTTTCATAcgtttctctccatcatggTGCGGTCAGCGGTATGCAAGATGAGGCTCTTTGCGCACAATTTGCGACAGATTGCGCCTCGATATCCCGCCACTCAAAAGGACCATGATATCGCATTCGACAACGCCATGAAGCTTCTGGAATATGCAGGCATGGTCCAGGGAGGCCACATGGGCTTGGACAAGTATCTGTGGCAGATTGGCACGAGCTACTGCTGGAACACGATGCTCTATCTGCTCATGGAGCTTCGATGCCGCAAATTCGGGCCCGAAATCGACAAGGCGTGGAAGCTCATCGGCGTCGTGTTCGCGCGGGCGCCTCAGGTGTTTTCAGAGTTCACGGGCTCTGTCTATGTGGCACTCGGCAAATGGACGCTGGAGGTCTGGGACGCCCACGTCGAGGCTTCAAAAGCAGAGGGTCTCCCAGATCCGGTGCCGCCCGAGTATATCCACGCCATCCGGCACTACCAAAACTCAAAGCTGCCAGAAACTCCagttgaagagaaaaaggccaaTCCGAAGCCCGTTGCCTGGCCTCCGACCACTTATGACAAGGCGTCGTATGTGGACTTTCTTGATGTGGGCTATTCAGAGCCGCACAACTTTCCCAATCTGTCGTCGTTTGACACGGATCCCAATCAATGGCTACAGTGGGAGCAGCTAGTTGCAGACCAGAGCACCTTTACATAG
- a CDS encoding uncharacterized protein (EggNog:ENOG41~MEROPS:MER0090758): MEAIFNVQSKFALERGLSKIKAIRNENYKRHGTKSYVYLLNRFGFEPTKPGPYFQGASFHQRGLAHPDFHEARGGRVHKKKHLKKKQTPEGATDPNGTETGEVGAEDQQNDSEYLCEVTIGTPGQKLLLDFDTGSSDLWVFSTELSKSLQSNHTVFNPKNSSTFKALTGQKWQISYGDGSSASGDCGSDDVTVGGLTIKNQTVELASTLAQQFAQGTGDGLLGLAWPSINTVTTNGKPTPANTPVANMITQEDVPSESELFTAAFYSERDANAQSFYTFGYIDQDLVTASGQQIAWTDVDNSQGFWMFPSTSSSVNGKAISQSGNSAIADTGTTLALVSDDVCDALYKAIPGAKYDDQQQGYVFPMSTDVSSLPEFKVSVGNTQFVIQPEDLAFAPADNNNWYGGVQSRGDNPFDILGDVFLKSVYAIFDQGNQRFGAVPKIQATQNLNPPSNQ; encoded by the exons ATGgaggccatcttcaacgtGCAGTCAAAGTTCGCCCTGGAGCGCGGCCTCAGCAAAATCAAGGCCATCCGCAACGAAAACTACAAGCGCCACGGCACCAAGTCATACGTCTACCTGCTCAACCGCTTTGGCTTTGAGCCCACCAAGCCCGGCCCCTACTTCCAGGGCGCTTCGTTCCACCAGCGCGGACTTGCCCACCCCGACTTTCACGAGGCTCGTGGGGGTCGCGTccacaagaagaagcacctgaagaagaagcagactCCAGAGGGCGCCACGGACCCTAACGGAACGGAGACTGGCGAAGTGGGGGCTGAGGACCAGCAAAATGACTCGGAGTATCTGTGCGAGGTGACCATTGGCACGCCtggccagaagctgctgctagacTTTGATACCGGTTCCTCTGATCTTTGG GTCTTCTCCACTGAGCTGAGCAAGTCTCTCCAAAGCAACCACACTGTCTTCAACCCCAAGAACTCGTCTACCTTCAAGGCGCTCACTGGCCAGAAATGGCAAATCTCCTATGGCGACGGTAGCTCAGCGTCCGGTGACTGCGGTTCTGACGATGTGACCGTCGGCGGCCTCACCATCAAGAACCAGACCGTTGAGCTTGCATCGACCCTTGCTCAGCAATTCGCTCAGGGCACTGGTGATGGTCTTCTCGGCCTCGCCTGGCCATCCATCAACACCGTCACAACCAACGGCAAGCCCACGCCCGCCAACACCCCCGTTGCCAACATGATTACCCAGGAAGACGTTCCCAGCGAGTCTGAGCTCTTCACTGCTGCTTTCTACAGCGAGCGGGATGCCAACGCTCAGTCCTTTTACACCTTTGGCTACATCGACCAGGATCTCGTCACAGCCTCCGGACAGCAGATTGCCTGGACTGACGTCGACAACTCTCAGGGCTTCTGGATGTTCCCATCGACCAGCAGCTCCGTCAACGGCAAGGCTATTTCCCAGTCCGGCAACAGCGCCATCGCCGACACTGGCACCACCTTGGCCCTGGTCTCTGACGACGTTTGCGATGCTCTGTACAAGGCTATTCCCGGCGCCAAATACGACgaccagcagcagggctACGTCTTCCCCATGAGCACGGATGTGTCTAGCCTCCCTGAGTTCAAGGTTTCCGTCGGAAACACGCAGTTTGTGATTCAGCCCGAGGATCTGGCCTTTGCTCCTGCGGATAACAACAACTGGTACGGAGGAGTCCAGTCCAGGGGAGACAACCCCTTTGACATTTTGGGCGACGTGTTTTTGAAGTCTGTTTACGCG ATCTTCGACCAAGGTAACCAGCGATTTGGTGCCGTTCCCAAGATCCAGGCTACGCAGAACCTGAACCCTCCTTCTAACCAGTAA
- a CDS encoding uncharacterized protein (EggNog:ENOG41): protein MTWQTPVMKFSLYFQGYATGLAHAKRTFHQQGNGAITAIGALTNLGQPGQAATLAGGSIQFLLAAANPCGKLTQADLILSELGTSDAAVAAARGLVAAEQNFNPFVVSVPSICGDATLPKSAQLRGVVPLIDPAVTGSDLENKNANASKTTPFAADGLSVAQVMINQGFSNFTIVNSDGSKQQASGDSAAAAPSSSEAANVAAAKTTALAVTAVQSEGCGIPTTMVTITRTAIISQTAAASNVAAATSAAAASGSAASSGASSGTNNASAGTCTGGGSTLACSSPSNGAGAVKNAVTGNFDGFVKSTIAGLDFGLCVPTMKFEAGLDGRKDTEFTFQAIDPLVNKGQEEALNPNIITNRIHDQLTNVCGANAAAKAAAADAQAKISALGTKNADTANTWNSLLGFANTNINPDNAPVAGLVGHT, encoded by the exons ATGACTTGGCAGACCCCTGTTATGAAGTTCAGTCTGTATTTCCAAGGCTATGCTACGGGCCTGGCACATGCGAAGAGGACTTTCCATC AACAGGGCAACGGTGCCATCACTGCCATTGGCGCATTGACAAACCTGGGCCAGCCCGGCCAGGCTGCCACTCTCGCCGGAGGCTCGATCCAGTTCCTTCTTGCTGCCGCCAACCCCTGTGGAAAGCTCACCCAGGCCGATCTTATCCTGAGCGAGCTTGGAACCAGTGacgctgctgttgccgctgcccGTGGACtggttgctgctgagcaaaACTTCAACCCCTTTGTTGTCAGCGTGCCTTCCATCTGTGGTGATGCTACGCTGCCAAAATCTGCCCAGCTCCGAGGTGTCGTCCCTCTGATCGACCCTGCGGTGACTGGCTCGGATCTTGAGAACAAGAACGCCAACGCCTCCAAGACGACGCCCTTTGCGGCCGATGGCCTCAGCGTAGCTCAGGTCATGATTAACCAGGGATTCTCCAACTTTACCATTGTCAACTCGGATGGCTCTAAGCAGCAAGCCTCGGGAGattcagccgcagcagctccgtCCAGCTCAGAGGCTGCCAACGTTGCGGCGGCAAAGACGACAGCTCTGGCTGTCACCGCGGTTCAATCAGAGGGATGCGGTATTCCCACCACCATGGTCACCATCACCAGGACTGCTATTATCTCTCAGACTGCCGCAGCTTccaatgttgctgctgctaccagcgctgctgctgcttctggatctgcagcatcttctggAGCTTCTTCTGGCACAAACAATGCTTCAGCCGGCACCTGtaccggcggcggcagcactCTGGCATGCTCATCTCCCTCCaacggcgctggtgctgtcAAGAACGCCGTCACCGGTAACTTTGACGGCTTTGTCAAGTCTACCATTGCCGGTCTTGATTTCGGTCTCTGCGTGCCCACCATGAAGTTTGAGGCCGGTCTCGATGGCCGCAAGGACACCGAGTTCACCTTCCAGGCCATTGATCCCCTTGTCAACAAGGGCCAAGAGGAGGCTCTCAACcccaacatcatcaccaaccgAATCCACGATCAGCTTACCAACGTCTGTGGagccaacgccgccgccaaggctgctgctgcagatgctcAGGCCAAGATCTCTGCTCTGGGTACCAAGAACGCTGATACTGCCAACACCTGGAACTCCCTTCTTGGTTttgccaacaccaacatTAACCCCGACAACGCTCCTGTTGCCGGCCTTGTTGGACACACCTAA